The genomic region GACGCGCGCGCGGCGGGCTGGTGTTCGCGGTGCTGCTGGTCGGCGCCCTGCTGGCGGCGTCGACCGGCATCGTCGGTGCCACCGTGGTCACTCTCGGCCTGATCGCCCTGCCGACCATGCTGCGCCACGGCTACTGCCCGCGGCTGGCCTCCGGCGCGGTCTGCGCCTCGGGCACGCTCGGGCAGATCATTCCGCCCTCGGTGGTGCTGGTGCTGCTGGGCGACCAGCTCGGTTCGGCCTATCAGCAGGCTCAGCTCAAGCTCGGCAACTTCGCTCCGCAGACGGTTTCGGTCGGCGACCTGTTCGCCGGGGCGGTGGTGCCGGGCCTGCTGCTGGTGGTGCTGTATCTGATCTATGCCGCCTGGGTGGCCTGGCGGCAGCCGCAGCGTGCGCCGGCACTCGATCCTTCGGCCCTGCCGCAGCGCAGTCCCGCGCAGCTGCTGCTGGCGGTGATTCCGCCGGTGCTGCTGATCGTCTGCGTGCTGGGCTCGATCCTGTTCGGCTATGCCACGCCGACCGAGGCCGCCGGCGTCGGCGCGGTTGGCGCCAGCCTGCTGGCGCTGCTGCGCGGCCAGCTGGATCTCGACTGCCTGCGCCACGTCTCGCGCGAGACGGTGATGATCACCGCGATGGTGTTCGCCATCCTGGTCGGCGCGTCCCTGTTCGCCCTGGTGTTCCGCGGCTTCGGCGGCGATGACCTGGTGCATGACCTGTTGACCGGCCTGCCGGGCGGCAAGTGGGGCGCGATCGTCGCGGTGATGCTGCTGATGTTCCTGCTCGGCTTCATCATCGATTTCATCGAGATCGTGTTCGTGGTGGTGCCGATCGTCGCCCCTGTGCTGTTCCTGCTCGGCGTCGATCCGATCTGGCTGGGCGTGATGATGGCGGTCAACCTGCAGACCAGCTTCCTGACGCCGCCCTTCGGCTTCGCCCTGTTCTATCTGCGCGGGGCGGTGCGCGAGGGGCTCGCCACCGTCGACCTGTATCGCGGCGTGCTGCCCTTCATCGCCCTGCAGCTGCTGCTGCTGCTCGTGCTGGCGCTGTGGCCCGAGCTTGCGACCTGGCTGCCCGGCGTACTGGCGGCGCGCGGCTAAGTCGACTCAAGCGCGACCGCTTTCGCCGATCAGGATGCGCGCGCTGAAGTCTTGCGGCGTTGCCGCCGCAAGGCTCAGGGCGTGTCGATCCAGCGGGGCGAGCCCGCGCCACTCCCCGGACAGTGCGCGCAGCTCCACCAGCACCCGCACCAGCCGGGCGAACTGCTTGGCGATGCCGGCATACAGCTCAGCGGCGGCGCGCCGCGCTTCGTCGGCGAGCTGGCGAAAGGCGCCCTGGCCCAGCTCGATGTAGTAGCGCTGGCTGACCCGACGCCGCTGCGCCAGCTCGGGGTACAGCCCGGCGATCAACAGGCAGCGCTCGCCGACATCCTGCAGGGCCAGGCTGCGCTGGGCGCTGCCGGCGGTGTGCAGCGCTTCGAGGTAGGTCAGCGCCATCGCCGGTTCGGCCAGGCCGGTGCTGCCGAGATGCCGCATCAGGGTGAACACCAGCCAGCTCTCGCTGTTCTCATCGAGCTGCGCGCCGCAGCGCTGCTCGCCCTCGCGCACCAGGTCCTGCCACAGCGCGGTGGCGCTGTCGGCGGTGATGATTCCGTCCTTTCCTTGCATGGCGGAGTCCTCTGCCTCATGCCTGTGGACAGACATACGCAAAGCGCACGCCGCAGTCACGCCAGCACTCACCGCGCGCGGCTGCCAACAGGCCTGCCCGCTACGCCGGCGTAGGGTTGCGAGGCGTGCGCTTTTGCACCACGCTCCGCGCGTTACGCGACCTGCGCGCGCTGCGCTCGCGTTGCCACTTCACGACAGGAATCCGAACGATGTCTGCTGCGCTGGTTGCCGTGGTGCTTTCGCTGGTGCTGGACCATCTCGCGCCGGCCGCGCAGCGGCTGCGCCAGCACGATCGGGCGAGCGCGCTGCTGCGCGACGCGCTCGAAAGCCTGGGGCGTCAGCCCAGCCTGGCCGGTCGCTGGGGCTGGCTGCCCGCGCTGGCTCTGCCCCTGCTGGTGCTGGCCGTGCTGCAGTGGCTGCTGTCCGGTTGGCTGTATGGCTTGCCCGGCTTCTTGCTGCAGCTGGCCGTGCTGTTCCTGTGCTGGGGCCCGCGCGACCTTGATCTCGATGTCGAGGCGGTGGCCTCGGCGCCCGACGCGGACTCGCGTCGGCAGGCGCTGGTCGAGCTCAGCGACGGCGGCGTCGACTGTGCGTCCTCCGGCACACCGCTCGTCCATACGGTGTTCCGCCAGGGCCTGTCGCGCTGGTTCGGCGTGCTGTTCTGGTTTCTGCTGCTGGGCGCCTTCGGAGCGCTCATGTACCGCTTGGCCCAGCTCGCCGCGCGCGAACGCGCCGCAGCACCCGCGGCCCAGCACGAGCCGCTGCGCCAGTTCGCGCTGCTGCTGGACTGGGCGCCGGCTCAGCTGATGTGCCTCGCGCTGGCGCTGGCCGCGCACTTCGACGCCGTGCTCGCCGCCTGGCGCGACTGGCATGCGGGTCGAGGCGAGGGCTGGTTCGCCCTCGATCTGGGCTTTCTCGATGCTGCTGCCCGTGCCAGCGTGCGCGAGGAGTTGATCGAAGACGCGCTCGACGAGGGTCTGCCGCCGCCGCTCGATCTTGAACTGGGCGGAGCGGACGCCGGCCTGGGCAGCGCGGCCGAGATTCCCGCAGGCGCGCTGCGCGAGCTGCGCGATGCCATGGGTCTGGTCTGGCGCGTGCTGCTGGTCTGGCTCAGCGTGCTCGCGCTGTTCGTGCTGGCCGGCTACGTCGGCTGAGCAAGCGGCTGGCGGCCGTCCCTGGCCGCACGTGCATCAGCCGTCGCTCAGTCGTCTGGGCTCTCGATGGGCGGCGCTGGCGGCGCCGCTTTCAAGCGACCGCTGCGCCGCAGCGCATCGCGCAGCACGTATTCGATCTGCGCATTGAGCGAGCGCAGCTCGTCATCCGCCCACAGCTGCATCGCGTCGATCACCTCGGCGCGGATCCGCAGCGGATAGGCCTTCTTCTCGCTCATCGGCCGTCAGTACAGGCTGCCGGTGTTCAGCACCGGCTGCGGGCCGCGGTCGCCGCACAGCACGACCAGAAGATTGCTGACCATCGCCGCGCGGCGCTCGTCATCCAGCTCCACCACCTTGCGTTCGGCCAGGCGATCCAGCGCCATCTCGACCATGCCGACCGCGCCTTCGACGATGCGCGTGCGTGCGGCGATCACCGCGTTGGCCTGCTGGCGCTGCAGCATGGCCTGGGCGATCTCGGCCGAGTAGGCGAGGTGGCTGATGCGCGCTTCGATCACTTCCACGCCGGCCTGCTCCAGCCGCGCCTGGATCTCCTCGGTCAGATGCCTGGACACCTCGGTGGCATGACTGCGCAGGGCGATATCGCCGTCGTTGTGCGGCTCGTAGGGATAGCTGCTGGCCATGGCGCGCAGCGCCGATTCCGACTGGATGTGCACGAAGCTTTCGTAGTCATCGACGTTGAACACGGCCTCGGCCGAGTCGACCACCTTCCAGACGATGACCGAGGCGATCTCGATCGGGCTGCCTTCGAGCTCATTGACCTTGAGCTTGCCGCTCTCGAAGTTGCGTACGCGCAGCGAGACCTTGCGCTTGGTGAGGAAGGGATTGTTCCAGCGCAGCCCGGTGTCCTTGACGGTGCCGACGTAGCGACCGAACAGGCTCAGCACCGCGGCCTGGTTGGGTTCGACCATGTACAGGCCGAACAGCGCGAAGCCCAGGCCGAGAAAGCTGAGGCCCATCAGCACACCCAGGGGCCCGGTGCGCACGCCTGCCACCCCCAGGGCGACGATCGCCAGCATGCCGGCGACGATCGCCAGCAGGGTGGGAATGCCCGACATCGACTTGACCGACAGCTCTTTCATGGCGTCCTCCTTGGGTGCGGGAGGAAGATATCAGTGTGATATCAGATTGCGCAAGCGGGGCTGCAGCGGGGCGCTCACACCTGCGCCTCAGGGCTCGCGACGCTCGGCCTCCAGCGGAAAGCCGATGCCGCCACGGGCGTTCACTGCCGCGCCGCGGCCGGCACCGGGCAGGGGCAGCTGGACGAACAGCGGATCTTCGCTGTCGGCCGACAGCGGCAGCGCGAAGTGCAGGCGACCGTCGATCACCGCGCCTTCGCTGCTGCCGCGGGCGCCGACCCATTCGCAGGGCTCGTCATCGATCTCGGGGCAGATCGCCGGGCCGGTCGACCACTGCACCTTGGCCTGCTGCTCCCCGTCGCCATGCCAGACCTCGATGTCGAGCGCGCGCGAGCCGCCGAGGGTGCGCAGTTCCGGATGTTCGCGACGCAGCACCCACTGCCCGTGCCAGGCGCCGGGTGGGCGCTCGGCGGAGCGCTCTTCGGCGCTTTGCATGTCTTCAGCGGGCTCGAAGCCCAGGCAGCTGGCGGCACAGGCCAGACCGAGCAGCAGGGCGGTCAACGAACGTGGGCGCATGCGCGACTCCCGAGGCGGGCCGACGCGACCCGGTGTTCCAACCGATACGCAGCGCGCCGCGCGATCCCGACGCGCCTACTCGAAACCGTCGGCAAACAGCTGCGTCAGCCGATCGATATCGGCGACCAGGAACAGGTCGGTCAGTCCATTGCTGTCGCCCGCCACGAGGTTGGTGGCCGTCGACGAGTACGCCATCAGCGCGCCGTTCTCGCCGATGGCGTGCCAGCTCTCGGTGACGCCGTTGCCGACGCCGCCGGTCGTGCTGACGCTGAGCAGGAACAGGCTGGCGGGTGCCCGGAACAGCCACGCTTGGCTGCCGCTGCCCGGGCTGTCGGAGCACAGGAAGCTGACATCACCGCGGTTGGACACGGTCGGCAGGCTGCAGGCGAAGCTGTTCGGCGGCGTCGGGATGGCCAGCAGCTGGCCGCTGCTGCGGTCGAGCCGGAACAGGCCGCTGTGCGGGCCCGCGATCAGGTTGGTGGCGAAGCTGCGGAAGGCCACGTAGCGGCCGTTGCGCGACAGGCTCGGTTCGTTGCTGGTGCTGTTGCCGGCCTGGCCTTGGGCGTTGACGCTGAGCAGCGTTGTGGTCTGGGCCACGCGATCGCGCAGATGGATCTGGAAGGCGCTGTTGTCGGGGACGGCGGTCAGGTTGCCGCGCGCACTGAACACAGCGTAGCGGGCGTCGCCACTCAGGCTCGGCATCCAGCTTTCCGGCGCGCCCTCGGCCACCTGCGCACCGCTGTTGCTCAGCGACAGCCGTTCGGTCGCGCCGGTGTTCATGTCGGTCAGCAGCAGGTCGCTCTGGCCGTTGCTGTCGCCGGCCACCTGGTTGCTGGCCTGACTGTAGTAGGCGACGTAGCGGCCGTCGTCAGAGACCGTCGGATAGCGGGCCTGGCCGTTGATCAAGCCAGCCAGCCCATTCGATACGCGTCGCGTCGTCTGGTTGGAACGGTCGCGCAGATACAGCGTCAGAAACTGCGGCTGGTCGGTGCCGAGGATGTTGTTGGCGAAGCTGCTGAAGGCGACGAAGCGGGCGTTGCCGCTGAAGGCGGGATGCGAGGCATTGCCGTTGCTGCCCAGGCCATTGGGTGCGGCGCTGATCAGCTCCAGCGCATCGGACACGGCATCCTGGACATAGATCTGCGACGAGCCGGTTTGATGGTCGAGGCCGAGATTGCGCGCGCTCGTCGAGTAGGCGATCAACAGGGCACCGTCGTGCACGGCGGGATGCTGCACGACGCCGTTGGGCTGATTGCCGCTGCTGCCGGTGACGCGCAGCAGGCCGAGGTTGCCGGCGCAGGCCAAGGGTGTGGCGAGCGCAAGGGCGAGCGTGAGCCACAGGCGATGCGAGCGGGAAACAAGGATGCACATGGTGCTGGCTCCGGGCCGCGGTGCGGCCCCCTGACTCCGCATGACGAGAAGCCGCGCCGCCGCGTATCAGCGCCGAAGCTGTCAACCCAAGCCGTCGAAACCGTCGCGGAACAGCGCACCCCCGGCGCAGTCCTCGATCTGCTCGGGCAGGATCAGCACGTTGAAGCGCGCGCCCAGCGGCAGTGCGCCGTTGTTCGAGAACAGCTGGTGGCGGCCGAGCGTGGGCAGGTACTCGACGTCGACGATCGAGCCGGCGGCGCTGCCGTTGGCCCGCGGCATCACCTGGATCTGCGCGCAGGCCACGCCGTCGAGGCGCGGATGGCTGATCAGGCTGCCGGTGCTGCCGTTGCGGTTGTCGGCGCGCACCTCGTGCACGAAGGCCTGCGGGCTCGGCAGCTGGGAGTACAGGTTCCAGCGCGTGCCGGTGATCAGATTGCTGCCATCGGCGGTGATCAGGTTCCAGCGGTTGCCGACATACGAGAGCACGACGGGGCCGGGGTGGAAGGGCGTGCCGAAAGGCGTGGCCTGCGTCGCCAGCACGAAGCGATCCGGCTGCTCATTGATCGGGCTCCAGTCGATCACGCTGCTGCTGTCGAGCGTGTTGGTGCCGCTGGCCACGTGCTGAAACACTCCGTTGGTGCTGGTGCCGATCGGGGCGAACAGATTGAAGGCCACGCCCTGGGCCATGTTCTGGCCGCCGAGGTTGGTGATGAACCACTGGTCGAAGAAGCTCACGCCCGCGGGCGCGTTGTTGGTCACCGGGCCCGCGCCGAAGTTGCGGGTGAGGAAAATTCGTCGGCTGCTGTCGAGGTCGAGCTCGGCGTCGACGATCGGGAACTGCGGGCTCGCTGCGGTGGTGGGCTTCTGCCGCAACAGGGCGCGATGGCCGAACTCGAAGGCGCCGATGTCGATCGCGTTGACCAGCCGGCGCAGGCCGTCGGCATCGTGGCTTTGCAGCGCAGCGGGCACGCGCAGCAGAGCGAAGCCGTTGCCGGCATTGCGTGCGGGCGAGCCGGCCGAAAGCCGCGGCGCCAGCATCGAGCGCAGCTGCGGATCGACGCTGAGATCGTTGGCGCCAGCGGTGTGCAGGCCGGGCGGGTTGTTCTGCCACTTGAGGTTCCAGTCGGCGGTGGCGTTGCCGCCCGCGCTGGGCGTGTTCTGCAAGCCGAAGCGGGTATTGGCGATCAGGTTGTTGAAGATGCCGCCCGTCACCTGCCCGACCGGTGTGCCGCCAGTGCCGCCCCAGCGGCTGATCACCAGGCCGCTGCCGAAGACGATCGTGTTGTTGATCGCCTCCAGCTCGATGCTGCCGTTGTTGGTGATCACATCCAGGCCGCCGCCGGTGAAGTTGCCGCCGCCGATCAGGGCATTGCTGACCACATCCGCCCGCAGCGTAGATGCCGTGCCGCTGAAGCGGCCCTCGCTGATCCGCAGCGCGCGGCCGAAGGCGCCCTGGATCTCGTTGGCGTGCGCGATCACATCGGCGTTGGCGCCACCGGCGACGTCGATGAACACGCCGGGGCCCTGGCCGGCCGCGGCAGCGCGGATGCGGTTGTGGCGCAGCTCGAAGAGTGCACGCCGACTGGCGCCGAACAGCGCCAGCTCGATGCCGGCATCGAAACTGCTGGGCGCGACCAGCTCGAGATCGTTGTTCTCGATGCGCACCGAGTGGACAAACTTCTCGGTGCTGTTGGCGAGCAGGTTGACGGCGATCGCACCCTGCATCACACCGTTGCGTGCGCGCATCCGCAGCCCCGACAGCACGATGTCGGCCGGACCGGTGGCGCCATGGTCGATCCGGATGCGTCCGCTGCTGAAACCCAGATCCTGCAGGCGCAGGGTCAAGGCGAGGCTGCCGCTGGTGGTGACACTGATGCCGCGGCCGACCGCGAATTCAGTGCGCGCGGCGCTGCGTCCGCGCAGGGTTAGGCTGCGGGCAATGCTGATGTTTTCGTCGATGGCAGCGCTGGGCACCAGATCGAGGGTGGCATCGACAGGCGCGCTGTCGATACAGGCCTGCAGAGTGCCGGCACAGGCGCCGGCGCCGGGCCAACTGAGGATCGGTGAACCGGCGCGGGCGGCATCGATGCTGCCGAGGGCGAGGCCAAAGGCCGCGAGAACATGCAAACGCGAGATGGACATGCGAGTCACTCCGGTACGGTCTGGAACGGGGTCAGCGTGTTGCTGACCCGTGCTCCCTCCATACGGAGTTCCGCGTCAATGCAGGACAGGCCCTATTCGCGATCGACCCCGAGATCCTCCAGCTCGCCCTCGTCATCCAGGCGCAGGCTCAGGCTGATCGGCCGGCAGCAGACCGGGCAGTCCTCGGTGTACTCGGACTCGCCGTAGGACAGATCGACGAAGGCATCGAAGCCCTC from Lysobacterales bacterium harbors:
- a CDS encoding TRAP transporter large permease subunit, with the translated sequence MSALLVLLLVLALCLGLMLGFPVAFTLGGVALLFAGIGIALGVFDAAFLEAFPNRIFGIMGNETLLAVPLFVFMGVMLQRSKMAEDLLETVAAQFGRARGGLVFAVLLVGALLAASTGIVGATVVTLGLIALPTMLRHGYCPRLASGAVCASGTLGQIIPPSVVLVLLGDQLGSAYQQAQLKLGNFAPQTVSVGDLFAGAVVPGLLLVVLYLIYAAWVAWRQPQRAPALDPSALPQRSPAQLLLAVIPPVLLIVCVLGSILFGYATPTEAAGVGAVGASLLALLRGQLDLDCLRHVSRETVMITAMVFAILVGASLFALVFRGFGGDDLVHDLLTGLPGGKWGAIVAVMLLMFLLGFIIDFIEIVFVVVPIVAPVLFLLGVDPIWLGVMMAVNLQTSFLTPPFGFALFYLRGAVREGLATVDLYRGVLPFIALQLLLLLVLALWPELATWLPGVLAARG
- the ampE gene encoding regulatory signaling modulator protein AmpE gives rise to the protein MSAALVAVVLSLVLDHLAPAAQRLRQHDRASALLRDALESLGRQPSLAGRWGWLPALALPLLVLAVLQWLLSGWLYGLPGFLLQLAVLFLCWGPRDLDLDVEAVASAPDADSRRQALVELSDGGVDCASSGTPLVHTVFRQGLSRWFGVLFWFLLLGAFGALMYRLAQLAARERAAAPAAQHEPLRQFALLLDWAPAQLMCLALALAAHFDAVLAAWRDWHAGRGEGWFALDLGFLDAAARASVREELIEDALDEGLPPPLDLELGGADAGLGSAAEIPAGALRELRDAMGLVWRVLLVWLSVLALFVLAGYVG
- a CDS encoding Arc family DNA binding domain-containing protein, translating into MSEKKAYPLRIRAEVIDAMQLWADDELRSLNAQIEYVLRDALRRSGRLKAAPPAPPIESPDD
- a CDS encoding SPFH domain-containing protein, with the protein product MKELSVKSMSGIPTLLAIVAGMLAIVALGVAGVRTGPLGVLMGLSFLGLGFALFGLYMVEPNQAAVLSLFGRYVGTVKDTGLRWNNPFLTKRKVSLRVRNFESGKLKVNELEGSPIEIASVIVWKVVDSAEAVFNVDDYESFVHIQSESALRAMASSYPYEPHNDGDIALRSHATEVSRHLTEEIQARLEQAGVEVIEARISHLAYSAEIAQAMLQRQQANAVIAARTRIVEGAVGMVEMALDRLAERKVVELDDERRAAMVSNLLVVLCGDRGPQPVLNTGSLY
- a CDS encoding PD40 domain-containing protein; translated protein: MCILVSRSHRLWLTLALALATPLACAGNLGLLRVTGSSGNQPNGVVQHPAVHDGALLIAYSTSARNLGLDHQTGSSQIYVQDAVSDALELISAAPNGLGSNGNASHPAFSGNARFVAFSSFANNILGTDQPQFLTLYLRDRSNQTTRRVSNGLAGLINGQARYPTVSDDGRYVAYYSQASNQVAGDSNGQSDLLLTDMNTGATERLSLSNSGAQVAEGAPESWMPSLSGDARYAVFSARGNLTAVPDNSAFQIHLRDRVAQTTTLLSVNAQGQAGNSTSNEPSLSRNGRYVAFRSFATNLIAGPHSGLFRLDRSSGQLLAIPTPPNSFACSLPTVSNRGDVSFLCSDSPGSGSQAWLFRAPASLFLLSVSTTGGVGNGVTESWHAIGENGALMAYSSTATNLVAGDSNGLTDLFLVADIDRLTQLFADGFE
- a CDS encoding CPXCG motif-containing cysteine-rich protein, giving the protein MLTERHIHCPWCGEGFDAFVDLSYGESEYTEDCPVCCRPISLSLRLDDEGELEDLGVDRE